GAGAGAGGGTGAGGTAGTCTACCTTTTGAGTCATTGAGATGAACGGCACGAAGATACTGGAGCCCCACTATCTTATCAAACTCCTCCAGCACCGACTTCACCCCTCCCGTTGCAGACAGGTCATACCCTGGTGAGAAAGGCCAATACTCAAGGTCTTCTAAAAGACTAAATGCATTTCTACGACTCTCGCTAAAGATTACTGTTCATTCAAAGCAAGCTAGATTAACATAATACTTGATAAGAAATGATAATCAAATGAAAAGAGGGAAGACACATCCCCAGGAGTGAGGGTTAATTAGTACATTTGGTGCTACCCTTCTAAACCTGTTGCTTCTAGAATAGGGCtgtcactttttaaaaaaatctacgaATGAATTTCAAATGTTAAGCAATTCATTGGAATATATATTCGATTACCTTAGGGGCGAAAAAAACGCTTCATGTTCAAACGAATGTTCGAATGTCAGTTAAAAAGTGACAGCACTATTTTAGAAGGGCCTCTTCCGGGGCAATTCACCTCAAATAACTGATCTACTATAGCATGACTAGCAGGATTAAATAGTTTTATCACTGCAACCTGTGATACAGCATTATGCTAATGCCTGTGTAAATTTAAAAAGCCCTCAGCGTGCACTTTGAGAAACGGCGCTACGCACCAGCGGCGAAAGCGTGGCACGTGTCCAGGCAGACCCCAACGCGACTCTTGTCCCGCACCTTGTCGATGATGCCCCGCAGCTCGCTGAGCTGCCCACCCACGGTGCTCCCCTGTCCGCTCATGTTCTCCAGAACTGTCAAAAGAGAAGGCGAGAGGGACAGCTGCTGAAAGTGCAGCTGGGGAAGGAAGCGAAGACTGAAAAAGGTAGGTGAGGGGGATGGGTGAAGGTGAGGAAGCAAAGGATGAAAGACGATTGGAAATATACACTGGAAAGAAAGAACAGGGTGTCAGAGCAGCGTGACCCGATCGATGTGTCTGTTTACCTGTGACCACACCGGAGGTTTGccggtgggcgtggttgatggCCTGGGCGATCTTCTCAATGCATTGCTCTGTAGTGATGGACCCTAGCGAGGCTCCGGGATGTAGGTTAAACAAACTGAGACCCAGGGCACTGCAGCGGTTCAGCTCGTCCACCAGCATAGCCTGGCTCTTCTCAAATACATCTATAGCGGGgaaaacagacaaacacactGCCGCTCTCTCTCAAAAAGATGCAGTTGGTGCTACTGGACACAGTGTTGGGTACCTGAATGGCTATCAAAGCTGCACTGGCAACTCTCTTCCAGTTGTGACTGCTCTGTGCTTCTAGGTTTTTCCCAAGTAATTAATCTACATTACAGAATCTTCCCAATGacaaaaacaccccccccccccaccaaggaaACGTGGAGAAGATTGTAAATATGGGTTGTTCCAGGTTTCGCCATGTACCTTGCAATATGATTGGCTAATAAAAACTACTATTCCAACTTTTGTATCACAAAACAAAATCAGCATTTCAAGAATGAAGGCTCACACTCCGACCTGAGGCTATTTAACTCATGGTCCTTCAAGGTCTGAGCCCtactgattttccagccttcctttacctgtaagccaggtgtgaagccgcTGGCCAATCAGGAGCTGTAATTATCAAACTAActtcctgggagaactgaaaacacggtttggatttgaaatcaGATCTGAAGAGCCCTGCTCTAGACTGTATGGACCTTAATAAAGAGTAAAGACCAATGTAGATTCAGAGGCACACAAACCTTGCTTTGGGGAACCACAGTTCATCAGGTAAGAACCATGCGGAAGTATGTAGGCTGGTTCAAAGCTGTGCCGAGCACAGGCCTCCCTGAACttagctgctgctgtgccatcaAGCGGAGGTCTCTGCCACGAGCGCTGGGAGCCGAGGAACAGGCCGAAACTGCGTCCCCCGATGGTGAGGCTATCCTGCACTGCATGCCATATCCCACCTGTGCATGAAGCATAAAGATGTGTGCCATGCTATTGAGATGATAATTATGCAATATATTGATTTTTGCGAATTTGAAGCTTGGGACAGAAGTACACATTGAAAAGATACGCATAAAAGGgtaacattttttaaactcactatttaaactgaaaaaaataagcaatacAGTATTGGCAGTTACCTGATATCGACATGTGAGCACCAATAAACTTTTTTACTCCTCCTCTCTTGCTTTTTCTCTCCCTCAAATCATCCAACACCATTTCTTTGCAAGTTTCCTCCTCACGTGCAGACTCTTCTTTAACTTGTTCAGTCTGTTCCCCCACCTTCCTCTCGCCCCTCTTCTTCAGACTCATGCCCTCCTGTAGAGACTCTTCTTTAACTTGTTCAGTCTGTTCCCCCACCTTCCTCCTCCCCCTTTTCTTCGGACTCTTACCCTCCTGTAGAGACTCTTCTTTAACTTGTTCAGTCTGTTCCCCCACCTTCCTCCTCCCCCTTTTCTTCGGACTCTTACCCTCCTGTAGAGACTCTTCTTTAACTTGTTCAGTCTGTTCCCccaccttcctcttcctcagaCTCATGCCCTCCTGTAGAGACTCTTCTTTAACTTGTTCAGTCTGTTCCCCCACCTTCCTCTCACCCCTCTTCTTCAGACTCATGCCCTCCTGTAGAGACTCTTCTTTAACTTGTTCAGTCTGTTCCCCCACCTTCCTCAGACTCATGCCCTCCTGTAGAGACTCTTCTTTAACTTGTTCAGTCTGTTCTTCCACCTTCCTCTTCCCCCTCTTCTTCAGACTCTTACCCTCCTGTAGAGATTCTTCTTTAACTTGTTCAGTCTGTTCCCccaccttcctcttcctcagaCTCATGCCCTCCTGTAGAGACTCTTCTTTAACTTGTTCAGTCTGTTCTCCCACCTTCCTCTTCCCCCTCTTCTTCAGACTCTTACCCTCCTGTAGAGATTCTTCTTTAACTTGTTCAGTCTGTTCCCccaccttcctcttcctctcgcCCCTCTTCTTCGGACTCATGCCCTCCTGTGCAGATTCTTCTTCTTTGACGTGATAAGAACATGCAAAAATATGGAATGTATATACCTCTTTAATCTGTCTACTCTGTTCCAATGCTTTCCCTGTCCCCTGAAGCCTCTTTTTTGGATGTACgttttaattttaatatatgaaTCAAAATGACACTATATCCGTGTTATTAATAGACTAAATAACtttaaatatactttaaataTTAACTACGGCTACTTGGTTTCTTGTGGTAAGCGATTCGAGATCCAGTAGAGGCGTAACATTTATTAACAGACGCACGCTAACGGTCCATATTTAACTTGGAACCACAGATTTAAAAATCAATACACGTGAGATAGCACGAATATAAATTCAATGAGAGCTAATGAAACACACAATAACGCCGTCTGAGTTCGCCCAGACACTTTCCAGGATACTCACTCTCCCACGTTGTTAGCCTAATTAACGGACGCTAGTCGGGATGTTTATAAACAAGTTTACGACAGACGAAAACCGATAGAGCGCCcagtcttgctctcgcgagagGTTGTGAATTTAGCACAGCGCCACCTGCGGTGTAAATAACAGGTCACGTTTTTCTGTACTGATTATATCGGGTGTACAGGACGCGCTTGGAGGAGTACTTTACATGTTCTTAACACTTCATTTAATCGTAAATTACAAAAACCCATCAGTTTATAGTCTCGAGAAAAACGTTTGATTTATTTTGATGCTTTATAAGACATTAGTAAAGTAGATGTACGGTAATGTGCTGAAAGGTAAAGTGTTTTGTCATTATTATGGTATTTGGATGAATGACAAAGCGGTGATTTATAAGCAAGTCGTATCCTCATCAATAAGGGAATGTCTGCGAAAGTGGACAGCACTTTCACACACCTCCAAGATTATGAGTTCGAATCCTCTTGGGTGTTGTGATTTCTTTCCGTGGCTCACTGAGTACCCCAATTAGGCTAATTGGCATCTCTATCACACGTAAATTACATGTAAAATGTGCTCTACCCTGGGCTAGTCTCCATGCCTGATATCCTAGGCTGCtatcctgtccaggataaggGGTTTGCATGTGAAAAAAAACTAACTAAattaaatattatattgtaaAAACACGTTACCATTATTAGTTTTGGGGAATGTAAATACTGCATAAGCTAAAAGTGATGCCGTACAgcatttgcattatttattttggCAACACTGATGTTACTTGGGTAATAAAGCTTGCATTTTAGTTTATACTCGCCTTCTGTTGTGTTTTATATCGGTGATGTCAGAGTGAAATCCTCACACTTCTTAATGTTGTGAAGGTCAAAAaactctccctccccccagTCAGAGTTCTgctaggcagacacacacacatgcatgcatacacacacacgcacacacacaaaccgaaCAGCAAAATGGCCGACCGTCAACTGACTGACTTTATAGCTCGTTAGAAAACGAAGAGGTTCTGCATATTTGGTTTACAGTATCATTAAACATACATTCTATTCGGAATTTTTAAAAGGGTATTTTTCGTCATTCTCTACTATTCGCCTTTTGGGAATACTACATTGTTTCTGTGTGcgtgtattattttttttgcctcgAATGCCTCAAAACGCCAGAATTTCGCACTCAAGCACTTTATTTCATGTGTAATTCCTGAGGTGAGTATCCCGTGCAGCCCGCCGCCGCCTCGGCTGCGCGCTTTGCTCCGTGTCCCGCggcgcccgagcagccgccccgCGGTCTGGAAGCGGGTCCCCGCCGGCGCTCGGCCGCCGCGCGCTGCGAACTCAGGCGCTTCCAAAATGGCAAATCCGCGGACGCGGCAGCCCGCTGCTGTCGTGAACCGAGCCCGAAAGTCGGCTGTTCCGAGGCGAAGCTTCAGCTTCGGCCAGCGAATTTACTGCTACCGCTTTACTGTCTTTTTACctaatatcattattattattattgttcttttgcgtttttttgttttttttttaccgaagTGGGGAAATGCCTTGCGAGCTTATATTAGCCCACATCGGGTAGCCCGTTTCTCCCGGGCTGCTCGGTCATGTACAGGGGCGCCCGCTGGCAATTCTAAATTAATGGtgcatcctcctcctccttatACCTAGCCGGCCGAGTCGGTGCCGGGGCCTCGCTTTACGCCGCTGGCCGAGCGGCTCCGTGCGAGAGGCTGCACGGCTTTGACAGCTAGGCTCGGCCGGGCCGGGCCGGTCTGCAATACGTGCGGGCGGGGACCTCCGCTTCGTCTGCGCATCTCTCCCACCTCAGGGACCCCTCTCTGCGGCCGCCCGAGCTCCCCTCGGTACCGGGAGTAAGGGGCTgcctttaaaaacataaaatgtgCAAAATACTCTGGATCAAACACGGCGGGATGAATTTGGCAGCCCGTCACCGAGCAGACAGCTCGCTGCCATCCTCCGCTCGGCCAGGGGTTACCGACGAGCCCTCGGCTGCGTCCTGTTAATAAGGCTGAGCCTCTCGCCCTCATCCTGGATTAACACGTTAGCATGTCCGGGAGTCGGAGCCTCACACCCACGGGCGCAGCGATTCCCTCCAGCCGGCGAGTCGCTGGTTTCGTTTCTCGTCACTTTCGGACCATTTTGTTTTTGGCGTGTGACTCTGGGACTGTAAATGAAACTAACAAACGCACGGGCAAACTTAGAAAACACTACCACGGCCACTGAAGTTAAATGTAATGACATGTAAATGTGTATTGCTGGTCCCTTCTCACCCGCTGTCATGGGCTTTATTTTTCTGCGGTGTATTTGCATGACTTGCTGGCAGTGCAGTAACTCCACGTTAATATTGATTTTCCTTTGAACATAAACATTAGCACAATAAGTTTGGGTGCTGTGTGGAGGATGCACAGAGCATCGTGCACTTACagtattttttataaatatcccAAAGGAGGTGTTCCGCATGTATGTCACACACTCAGCTGGCGTCTGAGTTCAGAAATGATACTTCGAGAAATATGGCGCCTTGCTACTAGCCATTCATGCAGGTCCAGTTTTCCCGAGTTATcagtggttgtgtgtgtgtgtgtgtgtgtgtgtgtgtgtgtcttttttttctggaaataGGACATTTAACCTTTATAATAATTGGTTTTCAACTGGTGTGTGTAGCTTCCAATGagtattaaattatttatatacCACTAGCTGGCCTATTTGCTGATACTATAATACTGTAAAGAAGCTTACAGCTACCAAAATGCACCAAGAGATGAGGGCTTAGGCTCTGTGCTTGGGCCCTATGAGCCAGCTGGGTCTATCCAGTGCTTCAGAAGGACCTGTCATTGTTTTCTTGAAACTTCAGCTGTCAATCATTCGTTTTCTAGATGAGAGATCCCCGTGGTCGCCAGCCGACTTGTGCATCCCTGGCAACCGTGGAAATACTGGGATGTCCTGGACTGTCTGACCTCCTTCTCTTCTCCTCCCACCCCTCTGCTTCTTCCCTCGTTTTGCCTCAGAGAAGAGAATTGGGAAAGGGAAGAGCAGTTCATGGAAGACAAGAAAAGGAAGAAAGAAGATAAAAGGAAACGGGACGCTTCCCAGAAGGTACCGGCGCCGGACTGTTTTATAGCcagataaataacatttgcttTTACTCAGTTTGATGTAAGAGATGCATAGAGGAGAGCTATCACTCGCCGGCTGCGGGGAGAGAAGGTTTCAATTTAGTACCTGCTGGCTTGTTTAAAGTTGTCACTCGTGGAGGAGGTGATCTGCTGCTTGAGGTGTTTCGTTGTGAAATGTGGCTCTGATTGAAAGATGACTTCATAGGCCTCGTGTGACTCACGGGGATAGCCTAGCTTTTGCTGTTGCCATCCAAGTTGGGGTCTGATCCCACAACCCACTGGCAATGTGGGTACCTGGAAGATTCCACCGTTCCCCCATTTAAGAAGGATTTATCGTTCCTAGTTGCTGACAGCCTGCATCACCCGAGGCCGGACCTTCGTACGTCTTACGCCATGGGTGCCTTCTCTGGTTTCATTCTAAAGCCACCCAGATCGAGGTGTGCCTGTGGTCAGGGGACTCTCAGCTGTGGTCCTAGAGGACAACCGTGTTTGCCGGTGCCCTTATTCCAGCCGATAACGGCCGTGTTACCCAGGGAGCTGCGTAAAACGAAGGTTTCAAAGCTCTCAGGTGGCTGGAAAATGTTTGTCTCTGTTGTGTTCTCTGGGCCGAGATTTGGCACCACTCACTCTTAGAATAATGCAGCGATAaggacaataaaacacagtcatatTTTATAATCATGCTCCTTTCCCCTTGATCACTGAGCACTTGAGTCTCACTGTATCCGAATGAAACCCTGATTACGATGACTGACGACCCTGTATCTCATTTCAGGTCgcagaacaaaaaaacaaaggtAAGCTCTCTTGCCATGCAGTTTCTGCCGCTTAATTTACCCCGTGTCCTTCCCCGCGGTGTCGTTTCCTGTGCATGCTTATATTCCGTCACCGTCTGGTAGGCTGTGATTGCCGCAATGTTGACGTTCGGATGGTATGAACCTAGTCAACCTTTACGTATCTGCTGGTCACATACCTAGTCTGTTTATGAAGTTTTTCCTGCATCCCTAATAAGGATGCAAAAAAATATCGATTGGTTAGTCTAGATATTGACTTGGATTCGATGCCGATTCTCAAAATCGTGAGATCGATCTTGTTAATGTTTGCCTTTCGCCTGTATGAAAATATTTTTGCTGCGTTTtacttaatattttttttgttaatttcatTACAGGGTAACGGATATCTGCATTTCACTATTTTGTTTGttggttaaataaaaaaaaaaaaaatcatcgttTGACCTTTTGTTGATATTTGACATTCATGAATCTGCAACCTGAATTCATTTTCAAAGAATTGTTCTAAAAAGATGTTTTAGCAATTGAAATGGAATCGAAATTGAATCAAATGGAAATCAAGTGGAATTGTAGAGTTAGGGCTGATATCCAGCCCTAATCCTTAATATGACTTTATTGCCCCTGTTGAATGCATCGCATTTTCCTTCCGTTTTTGCTGCTGGTCGGAGTCTCCCTCATGTACCCCCTACCGCCTTTCTCTTCCCGCAGTGCCAGACTCGACCAAGTGCACACTCACTCAGTCTTCGGCCACCCCCAGCTCCGCGTCCCCCAGCCCTGGCCCCGCTTCCTCGGCCTCCCCCTTGCCTGCCGGGGCTGTGGCTGGCgccccctcccagagtgggaACAATGCCAAGCGGCCGGCTGCGTCCAACGGGCAGCCCCCCACTGGCGGAACCCAGGCCCCACAGCGCTACATGCCCCGTGAAGTGCCCCCCCGTTTCCGCTGCCAGCAGGACCACAAAGTGCTACTGAAGAGGGGCCAGCCGCCGCTGTCCTGcatgctgctgggggggggcgccCCCGCCGCCTCGCCAGGGGACGGCACCAATGCGACAGTAGCTGCCGCCTCAGGTCAGTTATGAGAGAAGGAGACAGATTTTTTATACTTACATTTCCCAATATCTGTTAATCAGTTTGGAAGGATGATGAAGGAATTGGTGCCCCATTTGCATCATCTATATTGCATCCACTACTGCCATTTGTCTTACTACCGACCGCTTGCTGCTGTCAGCTTCATGTTTGCCCACAGCAGTGGGTCAGACTTTGTTGTTGCCCTGAAAAGTGCCCGTTTGAAAATAACAAGATATCAGAAATATCCTGGCTGATGCATTCCTGGCCAGGTCATAATTAACTGCACCGTTTGTTCTTATTTTAGATTGCGGTCCTGGATCAGCAGGCTCAGCTTCCTCACTACCCcactcttcctcctcttcttcctcctcgtcATCGCCATCAGTCGCTGCTTCTTCTACTATTTCTTcttcaaattatgcaaattccaCGTGGGGGGCGAGCTCCGGCAGCCAGCCCCTCTCTCAGGGCCGGGAGAAGGTGATAGTGGACAGGTCCGACCTGGAGGAGTGGCCGAGTATTTTGGGGGCGAGTGCCGCCGGGGGGGAGACCGGCGGTGCCCCCTGGGGCGATAGACACATGCAGCAACATGCGGGAGGAGCGGGGAAGGGCGGACCTCCATCCCCCCCGTTGTCATCCTCCTGCCCCGTGAGGGAATGTACACAATTAAGTGGCGCTGTTTGGGGCGGCTCGTCCCAGgccagtgctggggggggcatgggCTCCCGGTCCAAAGTCTCCACCCTTCCTGGGACTGCTGATGGTTGTATGGCTACGGGCAGTGGGACCCCTGGTGCCAACTTCACCCCCAATGCCAACCCTTCAGCCTGGCCAGCCCTCGTGCAGGATGGGGCAGCTGGGGCTTGCCCCTCGGTGGCCGAGGGTGGGCCGTCTGCTCTACCAAACTTGTCATCGTCGTCTCTGTCTGCTGATCCTTCCTTGGGCCACCCGGCTCCCTCCCTGAACCCTGTCGGCCATCAGCATCAACCTCACCAAATGCAAGTCCGGGATGCCGAGCCCCTCTgcggggagtgggggggcatGGGACCAAAAAAATCTGGACTGGATGAAGGCGAGTGTGGTCCGCTGGATGGTGGGGAGCTCGCTACCTCTTTgtcgtcctcgtcctcctcgtgcagagctctctctttctcctccaATCCTAAGATGGGTGCCTCGAAGACTTGCGTCGAAGACTGGGAGGGTGGGTCTGGAGGGGGCGTGTTCTCTGGCGAAGGGGGCGGGTCTTTGACTTACGCCAGCCAGGAGGGCAAAGATGGCATCGGAGCTTTGGGGGGTAAAGCctggggaacaggctgcggGGGCACCAGTAAGACCACTGGGGTATCTCAGGGAGCGTGCGGTGGGGGAGATGGGGCAGAGCTTTCGGTGGGGGAATGGGGCAGTACTGCGGGGGCGGCTAGCACGAGCGGGCCTAGCAATCAGGTCGCAGGAGGCAGCAGTGGCGTAGGCACCGCGCCTGCGACACGAGCTTGGGACAATCAGAAAGGGGCCGGCGATGATGCAGGGGGCGATGTCGGCGAGTGGGGGGGCCAGGGCAGGGGTGGTGGGGGCGGGACTTCGTCCTCCAGCGGCGGCGGGCACTCTCGAGCTGGAGGCGGCCCTCACAATCAACACCATGGCCCACCCCGCCCTCACCCGGCTGCCAACCCTGAAGTGGCCTTACAGAACTTGCTCAGCCGGACCGACCTGGACCCCAAGGTGCTGTCCAACACCGGATGGGGCCAGACGCAGATCCGGCAGAACGTGGCCTGGGATTTGGGTGGAGGCGCTGCTGCAGCTGCCGGCTTCAGTTCCTCCACCCCGCCGTCCTCGAACCTGAGTCCTGCTGGCCTAGCCCCTGTGTACCCCCCTGCTGCAGAATCTGCCCCCACTGACCCATCCGCTGCTTCCCATCTCACAGGCGGCGCTCCGAGTTCCCAGGGGCTGAGTGCTGCGCCTCTGCCCGGAGATGCCTGGGACGGCGGCAGTAACACTGGCCAACCAGGCCGCAGCTCCCAGCCCTCTGGCCCCGGGTTACGCAATCCGACTGCCAGCACACAGCCCGGCTCCGGGGGCCCGGGAAATGCATTGGGGGGCCAGGGGAAGGCAGCCGGGGGCTGGGGTGGGATTGGGCAACCGGAAAACATAGGCAAGGGGTGGGGTAGCGAGGGGCAGGAGTGGAGAGAGCGTAGAGGAGGTGGAGGAAATGGGTGGGGCGATTTTGGGCAACAGGGTACGGTGGGTGGCGGAGGTGGGAATGGATGGGGAGTAGGTGGAGATGAGAAGGGGGGAGGATGGAAGGACAAAGGCAGGGAGGGGTCAGGCTGGGGGCAAAGAGATGGCAGCAATGACTGGGACAAGCGGGAGCCCAAATCAGGGGGTTGGAGGGAGGGGAAGGGAAACGGAGCCAGTGGGAGCGGGGATGCCGACCTGGGGACTTGGGGGGGCTGGGAAGGTGCGGGTGGAGGCGGAGGCGGAGACGGAAAAGCCCAGCAGGGCTGGGGAGGGAAAGCCCATTCTCTGCCGGCGCCAAGCAGCCAGGCAGGAGGCCTGAAGGGCACAGCACAGCAGCAGCAATCACAGCCAACGCAGCAGGACGCGGCTGGCGGCTGGGGCAGGCCAGGCGGCCCTCCGTCCCAGAACCCGAACCAGAACCAAAGCTCAGGCTGGACCTCGGGCCCCGTGCCCCAGCCGCCCAGCAGCCGCCCCGAGGGCCCTGAGCCCAGCGGCTGGGAGGAGCCGTCGCCGCAGTCCATCAACCGCAAGATGGAGATTGACGACGGCACCTCGGTGTGGGGCGACCCCAACCGCTACAACTACAAGAGCGTCAACCTGTGGGACAAGAACGGCGCCCCCTCTGGCCAGGGGCAGCAGGCCTCCCACCACGGCCAGCagccccagcagcagcagccccagcagcagcagcagcagcagcagcagccgcagcagcagcagcagcagggccctgggaggccaatgcagcagcctgcagttccAGGGAACAGGGAGTCCAGCTCCGGACCTGGGAAGAATTCTGGGATGGGTGAggaatatgtgtgtgtttgcgtgacaTACATTAATGCCCCGGCATTGCATAAATTACTGGGCACTGGCACTAGTAAAGCAGCCCTTTTATATTGGTATATGAatggattgtttgattttgtatatatttcttttttgtaaTATGTTGTAATGTgttatacagtaaaatccagttataacggacttcaacGGACCTGGCAAGTCCGTTATgtccaaagtccgttatatccagagttgctgtatgcccagaacacaactatacTTGTGGTATAGACATACTTGtgatatagattattatattctacatgtagtaatccaagtTTACCTGATCAGATGCGTgcctattaataatcccgactacatatctgcgctggatatcaccggcacgccacgcgccttgtaggcggagctgcatgtccattataagtgaacaaaactacagctaaaagtggccctggggaccaaattgttcgtcagttataagcgaaattccgttatatgtgagtccgctatatccgatgcttctTCTGCATGTTCATAAAAGCACAtggccgggaccagcggacctcgtccgttatagacgattaagcgagtccactataagGGGATTTTACTGTACTCGTGTGGCCCCGGCCCCATGAATTAATGTCACATGTTGCAACACATATTAAGTTGCCAGAAACCTGCAACCACATGTTGCTGATTTAGGTCGCATGTAATTATGTGGGGGAAAAGATCAGATGTTGACATGCGGTGGGGAAATGAAGCAGGAGCCCCCTTTTGGAATTTGTGGGCTTAGTGGGCTTCCAGCGAtgctcctgctctctctccccttaGCCTCCGCGAGGGACCTTGGGATGCGGTGAAATCGGAGCTGGCAGTGGGTTAATCCACGTCAGCCGCACAGTAAAATAATAGGGAGTCTCATCTTAGAAATTTAGGAACTACCTTCTGATAAAGTGTGGTTGTCCAAGAGCAGCAAGGAAGGCCGCTGAAGTCCTGCTTCACCGGGTACCGTCCGATGTCACTTGGGCGTTAAAAAAGTTTGCCGTGTGTCAGAAGATGAGCTGACCTGTCGGCGTCACTGCAGCCTGCTGTCTTTATGATGCAGCACTACCTACGTGCACTGCTCAGGACGAATGCAAGAGTCGTTCAAATGTTATAATCGGCTAGAAATATAGAGGATTCGTTTATCGTAGCTTTTTAAGGGCTGCGGTTGGAATTCTCGTTAAAATGGTGCTTGTCGCCAATTGCAGCTTGGGGCAACAGCGGCGCCCCCTCTAGCCCATCCGTGGACAACGGCACAGCAGCCTGGGGCAAGCCTACGGATGCCCCCACTGGCTGGGGAGACCTAGAAGATTCTGCCAAGCCTACTGGTTGGGgacacccctcccccagcaccGGTAATTCTGCTATCCCCCCCGgtggtgttgtgtgtgtgtgtgtgtgtgtgaatctcTTCGTgt
The sequence above is a segment of the Brienomyrus brachyistius isolate T26 chromosome 5, BBRACH_0.4, whole genome shotgun sequence genome. Coding sequences within it:
- the si:ch211-141o9.10 gene encoding probable endonuclease 4 isoform X21 → MSPKKRGERKRKVGEQTEQVKEESLQEGKSLKKRGKRKVGEQTEQVKEESLQEGMSLRKRKVGEQTEQVKEESLQEGKSLKKRGKRKVGEQTEQVKEESAREEETCKEMVLDDLRERKSKRGGVKKFIGAHMSISGGIWHAVQDSLTIGGRSFGLFLGSQRSWQRPPLDGTAAAKFREACARHSFEPAYILPHGSYLMNCGSPKQDVFEKSQAMLVDELNRCSALGLSLFNLHPGASLGSITTEQCIEKIAQAINHAHRQTSGVVTVLENMSGQGSTVGGQLSELRGIIDKVRDKSRVGVCLDTCHAFAAGYDLSATGGVKSVLEEFDKIVGLQYLRAVHLNDSKGGLGCNLDRHEDIGRGKIGLATFRDIVNEPLLDNIPLILETPGRPGFEYAEQIALLYSLCED
- the si:ch211-141o9.10 gene encoding probable endonuclease 4 isoform X10 encodes the protein MSPKKRGERKRKVGEQTEQVKEESLQEGKSLKKRGKRKVGEQTEQVKEESLQEGMSLKKRGERKVGEQTEQVKEESLQEGKSPKKRGRRKVGEQTEQVKEESLQEGMSLKKRGERKVGEQTEQVKEESAREEETCKEMVLDDLRERKSKRGGVKKFIGAHMSISGGIWHAVQDSLTIGGRSFGLFLGSQRSWQRPPLDGTAAAKFREACARHSFEPAYILPHGSYLMNCGSPKQDVFEKSQAMLVDELNRCSALGLSLFNLHPGASLGSITTEQCIEKIAQAINHAHRQTSGVVTVLENMSGQGSTVGGQLSELRGIIDKVRDKSRVGVCLDTCHAFAAGYDLSATGGVKSVLEEFDKIVGLQYLRAVHLNDSKGGLGCNLDRHEDIGRGKIGLATFRDIVNEPLLDNIPLILETPGRPGFEYAEQIALLYSLCED
- the si:ch211-141o9.10 gene encoding probable endonuclease 4 isoform X16 translates to MSPKKRGERKRKVGEQTEQVKEESLQEGKSLKKRGKRKVGEQTEQVKEESLQEGKSLKKRGKRKVGEQTEQVKEESLQEGMSLKKRGERKVGEQTEQVKEESAREEETCKEMVLDDLRERKSKRGGVKKFIGAHMSISGGIWHAVQDSLTIGGRSFGLFLGSQRSWQRPPLDGTAAAKFREACARHSFEPAYILPHGSYLMNCGSPKQDVFEKSQAMLVDELNRCSALGLSLFNLHPGASLGSITTEQCIEKIAQAINHAHRQTSGVVTVLENMSGQGSTVGGQLSELRGIIDKVRDKSRVGVCLDTCHAFAAGYDLSATGGVKSVLEEFDKIVGLQYLRAVHLNDSKGGLGCNLDRHEDIGRGKIGLATFRDIVNEPLLDNIPLILETPGRPGFEYAEQIALLYSLCED
- the si:ch211-141o9.10 gene encoding probable endonuclease 4 isoform X9, translated to MSPKKRGERKRKVGEQTEQVKEESLQEGKSLKKRGKRKVGEQTEQVKEESLQEGMSLRKRKVEEQTEQVKEESLQEGMSLRKRKVGEQTEQVKEESLQEGMSLRKRKVGEQTEQVKEESLQEGMSLKKRGERKVGEQTEQVKEESAREEETCKEMVLDDLRERKSKRGGVKKFIGAHMSISGGIWHAVQDSLTIGGRSFGLFLGSQRSWQRPPLDGTAAAKFREACARHSFEPAYILPHGSYLMNCGSPKQDVFEKSQAMLVDELNRCSALGLSLFNLHPGASLGSITTEQCIEKIAQAINHAHRQTSGVVTVLENMSGQGSTVGGQLSELRGIIDKVRDKSRVGVCLDTCHAFAAGYDLSATGGVKSVLEEFDKIVGLQYLRAVHLNDSKGGLGCNLDRHEDIGRGKIGLATFRDIVNEPLLDNIPLILETPGRPGFEYAEQIALLYSLCED
- the si:ch211-141o9.10 gene encoding probable endonuclease 4 isoform X17 — protein: MSPKKRGERKRKVGEQTEQVKEESLQEGMSLKKRGERKVGEQTEQVKEESLQEGKSPKKRGRRKVGEQTEQVKEESLQEGMSLKKRGERKVGEQTEQVKEESAREEETCKEMVLDDLRERKSKRGGVKKFIGAHMSISGGIWHAVQDSLTIGGRSFGLFLGSQRSWQRPPLDGTAAAKFREACARHSFEPAYILPHGSYLMNCGSPKQDVFEKSQAMLVDELNRCSALGLSLFNLHPGASLGSITTEQCIEKIAQAINHAHRQTSGVVTVLENMSGQGSTVGGQLSELRGIIDKVRDKSRVGVCLDTCHAFAAGYDLSATGGVKSVLEEFDKIVGLQYLRAVHLNDSKGGLGCNLDRHEDIGRGKIGLATFRDIVNEPLLDNIPLILETPGRPGFEYAEQIALLYSLCED
- the si:ch211-141o9.10 gene encoding probable endonuclease 4 isoform X24, whose translation is MSPKKRGERKRKVGEQTEQVKEESLQEGKSLKKRGKRKVGEQTEQVKEESLQEGMSLRKRKVGEQTEQVKEESAREEETCKEMVLDDLRERKSKRGGVKKFIGAHMSISGGIWHAVQDSLTIGGRSFGLFLGSQRSWQRPPLDGTAAAKFREACARHSFEPAYILPHGSYLMNCGSPKQDVFEKSQAMLVDELNRCSALGLSLFNLHPGASLGSITTEQCIEKIAQAINHAHRQTSGVVTVLENMSGQGSTVGGQLSELRGIIDKVRDKSRVGVCLDTCHAFAAGYDLSATGGVKSVLEEFDKIVGLQYLRAVHLNDSKGGLGCNLDRHEDIGRGKIGLATFRDIVNEPLLDNIPLILETPGRPGFEYAEQIALLYSLCED